Proteins encoded by one window of Microcebus murinus isolate Inina chromosome 2, M.murinus_Inina_mat1.0, whole genome shotgun sequence:
- the S100A10 gene encoding protein S100-A10: MPSQMEHAMETMMFTFHKFAGDKGYLTKDDLRVLMEKEFPGFLENQKDPLALDKIMKDLDQCRDGKVGFQSFFSLIAGLTIACNDYFVVHMKQKGKK, encoded by the exons ATGCCATCTCAAATGGAACATGCCATGGAAACCATGATGTTTACATTTCACAAATTTGCCGGGGATAAAGGCTACTTAACAAAGGATGACCTGAGAGTACTCATGGAAAAGGAGTTCCCTGGATTTTTGGAA aatCAGAAAGACCCTCTGGCCTTGGACAAAATAATGAAGGACCTGGACCAGTGCCGAGACGGCAAAGTGGGCTTCCAGAGCTTCTTTTCCCTAATTGCAGGCCTCACCATCGCGTGCAACGACTATTTTGTAGTACACATGAAGCAGAAGGGAAAGAAGTAG